One Sulfolobus sp. S-194 DNA segment encodes these proteins:
- the nagA gene encoding N-acetylglucosamine-6-phosphate deacetylase has protein sequence MEIKLTKAKIITPYKEIERGSVIIKDGKINEILEGGTNGEDLEGMLLLPGFVDIHTHGIGGYDYTSWDSEDDFMKNAIGMKKKLIQHGVTTFLPTTVTMPKESLLEACKAISQTDILGLHLEGPYISEKHAGAQDIRYIRNPDRNEVLECVRKSNNKVLTITYSPEKDLNFVQFLLSLSIYPSIGHTDADYETAIKAFLLGANRVTHLFNAMRGFHHRDPGVILASINFSPFIEIIPDFIHVDKEVIRFLTKIVDIKRIVAVTDSIIATDLQNGTYSLGKMKIRVENGIARTEDGKLAGSTLTMDKAFKNLSNIIGIVEASLICSYNPARAIGLSDRGIIEKGKRADLVVMDEKLNVRKVFINGEEVFSSS, from the coding sequence ATGGAGATAAAACTAACAAAGGCCAAAATAATAACACCTTATAAAGAAATTGAAAGAGGTAGTGTGATAATTAAAGACGGTAAAATTAATGAAATACTAGAGGGAGGGACTAACGGAGAAGACTTAGAGGGAATGCTCTTACTTCCAGGGTTTGTTGATATTCATACTCACGGAATTGGTGGATATGATTATACATCATGGGATAGTGAGGATGATTTCATGAAAAATGCTATAGGAATGAAAAAGAAACTGATCCAACACGGCGTAACGACTTTCTTACCTACAACAGTTACTATGCCTAAGGAAAGTTTATTAGAGGCTTGTAAGGCTATATCACAAACAGACATTTTAGGACTTCACTTAGAGGGGCCTTATATAAGTGAAAAACATGCAGGTGCACAAGATATAAGATATATAAGAAATCCAGACAGGAATGAAGTGTTAGAGTGCGTAAGAAAGAGTAATAATAAAGTATTGACAATAACTTATTCCCCCGAAAAAGATTTGAATTTTGTTCAATTTCTGTTAAGTCTAAGTATTTATCCTTCAATAGGACATACTGATGCCGATTATGAGACTGCAATTAAAGCATTTCTCTTAGGTGCTAATAGGGTTACACACTTGTTTAATGCAATGAGAGGGTTCCACCATAGAGATCCCGGAGTGATTTTAGCTAGTATTAATTTTTCTCCATTTATTGAAATAATTCCAGACTTTATACACGTTGATAAAGAGGTGATAAGGTTTTTAACTAAAATAGTTGATATAAAAAGAATTGTAGCAGTGACAGATTCTATAATTGCCACGGATCTTCAAAATGGTACTTATTCTCTAGGTAAAATGAAGATAAGGGTTGAAAATGGTATTGCAAGAACTGAGGATGGAAAACTTGCCGGGAGTACGTTAACAATGGATAAGGCATTCAAAAATTTATCAAACATTATAGGAATAGTGGAGGCTTCACTTATATGTTCATATAATCCAGCAAGAGCGATAGGACTTAGTGACAGAGGAATTATTGAAAAGGGAAAGAGAGCTGATCTAGTTGTAATGGATGAAAAGTTGAATGTTAGAAAAGTGTTTATAAATGGAGAGGAGGTTTTTTCTAGCAGTTAG
- a CDS encoding ABC transporter ATP-binding protein, which produces MNELIRVVGLKKYFIVGSYGILDKIFGKKPVIVKALDGIDLEIYEKETLGVVGESGSGKTTLGRILVTLDKPTSGEIYYRGRKVTEKNINEIRKKISMVFQNPASSIDPKMKIFDVVAEPLRKVSSDTKRKLVKEALESVGLDFDYIAGKYPKELSGGQLQRVAIARALITEPEFIVLDEPTSALDASVQSQILNLLVKIQRERGITYMFITHNIHVARYISDRIGVLYAGKLMEIGGSEDIISSPKHPYTQSLIASVPSLKRRELQPPSGEVPSLINPPSGCRFNPRCPFVMEICKKQEPSLFEYNGRKVACWLLNQQSQKQ; this is translated from the coding sequence ATGAATGAATTAATAAGAGTAGTAGGATTAAAGAAGTATTTTATAGTGGGCAGTTACGGTATTTTAGATAAAATTTTTGGGAAGAAACCGGTTATAGTAAAGGCACTTGATGGTATTGATTTAGAAATTTATGAGAAAGAAACTTTAGGTGTTGTAGGAGAATCCGGTTCTGGAAAAACCACTTTAGGAAGAATATTGGTAACATTAGATAAACCAACATCTGGGGAAATATATTACAGAGGTAGAAAAGTAACTGAGAAAAACATTAACGAGATAAGAAAGAAAATTTCAATGGTTTTCCAGAATCCAGCCAGTAGTATAGATCCTAAGATGAAGATATTTGATGTAGTCGCTGAACCATTAAGAAAAGTAAGTTCAGATACCAAGAGAAAATTAGTAAAGGAAGCGTTAGAGAGTGTTGGTTTAGACTTTGATTACATAGCTGGAAAGTATCCAAAGGAACTATCTGGTGGACAGTTGCAAAGGGTAGCTATAGCTAGGGCATTAATTACTGAACCAGAATTTATTGTATTAGACGAACCGACTTCGGCGTTAGATGCTTCAGTTCAGTCACAAATACTAAATCTTCTAGTAAAAATTCAAAGAGAAAGAGGAATAACATATATGTTCATAACTCACAACATTCATGTTGCAAGATATATTTCAGATAGAATTGGGGTGCTGTATGCTGGAAAATTAATGGAAATCGGTGGTTCTGAAGATATAATTTCATCACCAAAACACCCATATACTCAAAGTTTAATTGCGTCAGTGCCATCATTAAAGAGAAGGGAGTTACAACCACCAAGTGGAGAAGTACCGTCACTAATTAATCCCCCTAGTGGTTGTAGATTTAACCCAAGATGTCCCTTTGTCATGGAAATATGCAAAAAACAAGAACCATCATTATTCGAATATAACGGGAGAAAGGTAGCATGTTGGTTACTAAACCAACAATCACAAAAACAATAG
- a CDS encoding PH domain-containing protein: protein MLVTKPTITKTIVKGTILILIFSLFLDFYKIFDFILFLLIIYSLLFLYIIWKRMHTYEFSESEIIIKTPFSSKKIMYSSIDDAFFSIGFLAKRFHCGSIYLILKDRKVEIIRDIPNPEEAFEILKKKVI, encoded by the coding sequence ATGTTGGTTACTAAACCAACAATCACAAAAACAATAGTGAAAGGAACTATTCTAATTTTAATCTTCTCTTTATTTTTAGATTTTTACAAGATATTTGACTTTATTTTATTTTTATTAATCATATACTCATTACTCTTCTTATACATAATTTGGAAAAGAATGCATACTTATGAGTTCAGTGAGAGTGAAATAATAATAAAAACTCCTTTTTCAAGCAAAAAGATTATGTACTCTAGTATTGATGACGCATTCTTTTCCATAGGTTTTTTAGCCAAAAGATTTCACTGTGGTTCAATATACTTAATATTAAAGGACAGAAAAGTTGAGATAATTAGAGACATTCCTAATCCTGAAGAGGCTTTTGAAATATTGAAAAAGAAAGTTATATAG
- a CDS encoding ABC transporter permease — protein MQSSFLKFAVRRVINGIVTLLLLILFVFILIHAAAPNPAALARIYAGNPHAPPTEIDEIIKEYNLNAPIYIQFVNYIKDIFTGNWGIDPIYNVQESSLLFYYLPISLQIVIPGDILAAIIGILSGAIAAANRGTLKDRSIKGVYLITWASPPFLVALLLQLVIAYYLGLLPPNGTVNPLLKAPPSYTPFPILNALIAGDWPYFISAVRHAVLPAISIAIITFGLFTRITRSSMLDAMESDYTKLAFAKGLKRNYVVYRVALRNSLIPVITLIALFFGYSVAGAVIIEDIYHYLGIGYFITQAIESLDYVAVLDFTIIIGIAVIIANFIADVLYGILDPRVKLE, from the coding sequence ATGCAAAGCTCATTTTTGAAATTCGCAGTCAGAAGAGTTATAAACGGGATTGTAACACTGCTACTTCTTATACTATTTGTGTTTATTCTTATTCATGCTGCTGCTCCAAATCCAGCAGCTTTAGCCAGAATCTACGCAGGTAATCCACACGCTCCCCCAACAGAGATAGATGAAATAATAAAAGAGTATAATCTTAATGCCCCGATTTATATTCAATTTGTGAATTATATAAAGGATATTTTTACTGGGAACTGGGGTATAGATCCTATTTATAATGTTCAAGAATCTTCTCTTTTATTTTATTATTTACCAATCAGTCTTCAAATTGTTATTCCAGGTGATATTTTAGCAGCAATAATTGGAATATTAAGTGGTGCTATTGCTGCTGCAAATAGAGGAACTTTAAAAGATAGGTCTATAAAAGGTGTTTATCTAATAACTTGGGCATCTCCCCCATTTTTAGTTGCTCTACTACTTCAATTAGTTATAGCTTATTATTTAGGCTTATTACCACCTAACGGGACAGTTAATCCTTTATTAAAAGCACCCCCCTCATATACACCATTCCCTATCTTAAACGCATTAATAGCTGGAGATTGGCCATATTTTATATCAGCAGTGAGACACGCAGTGTTACCAGCAATTTCAATAGCTATAATTACATTCGGACTATTTACTAGGATAACAAGGTCGTCTATGCTTGATGCAATGGAATCTGATTATACTAAATTGGCTTTTGCTAAGGGATTAAAGAGAAATTACGTAGTTTACAGAGTTGCCTTAAGAAATAGTTTAATCCCAGTGATAACTCTTATAGCACTGTTTTTTGGCTATTCAGTAGCTGGAGCAGTGATAATTGAGGATATCTATCATTATTTAGGAATTGGCTATTTCATAACACAAGCGATAGAAAGCTTAGATTATGTTGCTGTTCTAGATTTTACAATAATTATTGGTATTGCTGTAATAATAGCCAATTTTATAGCTGATGTACTTTACGGTATTTTAGACCCAAGGGTGAAATTAGAATGA
- a CDS encoding ABC transporter permease, which yields MKVSKIFIIAVIAYLIINIGIYAYSANKATLKALHFHNTVLVPYVLFSAFSITASVIALGIYFIYRNSLMRNALKSKVAFGALIIIFAYYTWSIFEGLLQYASHQILYFPLAYKFLPYNPFQFNFTASLLPPSIHHPFGTNYNGEDILSRVLYAAPSDAEISTVVVISAIIIGGLVGMFAGYFGGWVDEVLMRITDVFLAIPGLILVIAVAVLLGSSFTSAMIGLMIPWWATYARLFRSQTLVVKNMGYVDMAKLMGFRSFRIIFKHVFHNVIDPILSYAALDFGNVILTYASLTFLGIGLQGVNQPEWGAMVSDGLQYLPHVWWWPLFPSIIILVLVASFVVLGDRLQDVIAGRVTY from the coding sequence ATGAAAGTAAGTAAGATATTTATAATTGCAGTTATTGCTTATCTCATAATTAATATAGGTATTTATGCATATTCAGCAAATAAAGCAACCTTGAAAGCCTTACACTTTCATAATACTGTGTTAGTACCTTACGTACTATTTTCTGCATTTAGTATAACTGCTTCTGTTATAGCTTTAGGAATTTATTTTATATATAGGAATAGCTTAATGAGAAATGCATTAAAAAGTAAAGTGGCATTCGGTGCACTAATAATAATCTTCGCTTATTACACATGGTCTATATTTGAGGGGCTTTTACAATATGCTTCTCATCAAATTCTATATTTTCCATTAGCTTACAAGTTCTTGCCATACAATCCATTCCAATTTAATTTTACGGCATCATTATTACCGCCATCAATTCATCATCCTTTTGGAACAAATTATAATGGCGAAGACATTCTGAGTAGAGTCTTATATGCAGCACCCTCAGATGCAGAAATATCAACTGTAGTTGTAATCTCGGCAATTATAATTGGAGGTTTAGTAGGAATGTTTGCTGGATATTTTGGCGGATGGGTTGATGAAGTGCTGATGAGAATAACAGATGTATTCTTAGCTATACCCGGTCTAATACTGGTTATAGCTGTTGCGGTTCTTTTGGGCTCAAGCTTTACGAGTGCCATGATTGGATTAATGATACCCTGGTGGGCAACATACGCAAGATTATTTAGAAGTCAAACTTTAGTAGTTAAGAACATGGGCTATGTTGATATGGCAAAGTTAATGGGGTTTAGAAGTTTTAGAATAATTTTCAAACATGTGTTTCATAACGTTATAGACCCTATACTATCCTATGCTGCATTAGACTTTGGTAATGTCATATTAACCTATGCGAGTCTAACCTTTTTAGGAATAGGACTTCAGGGTGTTAATCAGCCAGAGTGGGGGGCAATGGTATCTGATGGTTTGCAGTACTTACCACATGTATGGTGGTGGCCTTTATTTCCCTCAATTATCATTCTGGTTCTGGTAGCATCCTTCGTGGTTTTAGGTGACAGATTACAAGATGTAATTGCAGGGAGGGTTACATATTGA
- a CDS encoding ABC transporter substrate-binding protein, producing MTTTSTTTTTSTITPTAITLSTPNSSTLVDVSQTAPPDALDPATGFYVQDGPLFTAVFQELVEFNGSNYHEVVPVIAQNYSTSDYQHWIFYIRHGIYFPDGVQVNASTVWFSFYRTILMGQGPGVANYIELLFNATVYAQTLYAIPWGVNYAIQNATGLPTANNYTLTAEVLASILSHFNANNVTIQKIMSYPNQAVVVLGPYEVEINTLEPYRFFIYDIASWWGAIVNPVVVDAHGGVQPNTANSYLDEYGMNGTGPYLIVKVTPGFSTIVLEANPNYWGKYQNVPAVAQPAHIKYIVIDYGLSHNDRVEDFLTNQAQISYVSIPYLGQILGQKPYSVLPLNVTFRNFGAEPGVLYISMNMEQFPTNITDFRLAIVHAINYQQLLQIFSYNGKILAAEYLGPISPQFPGYYNPDNLTPYQYNPALAMKYLNEAGYQGDFYVVLPNGTLLGNPNGQELPTLNIYALAPVTPLEQDELEIITQDLQQIGLSVSVKYVLPSVTDGWTTPSGTPDMVDLGWFPDWPDPVFQQLMPLTDVQFGGISGNLAWVNISTLQQIYQTLPFITNQTEQIQLVAKVYQILYNEAPYAWLPFPDTYYLVQPYVQGFVYNPYVGYFYNMMYYSTYTYSSQSM from the coding sequence ATGACGACAACTTCAACTACCACAACAACTTCCACAATAACTCCTACGGCTATCACGCTTTCTACTCCAAATTCGTCTACTTTGGTTGATGTATCTCAAACTGCTCCTCCAGATGCTTTAGATCCAGCTACTGGATTTTATGTTCAAGATGGTCCATTATTTACAGCTGTGTTCCAAGAGCTTGTAGAGTTTAATGGTAGTAATTATCATGAGGTAGTACCAGTGATTGCTCAGAATTATTCAACATCTGATTATCAGCACTGGATATTCTATATTAGACATGGAATCTACTTCCCAGACGGTGTTCAAGTTAACGCATCAACAGTATGGTTCTCTTTCTATAGGACAATATTAATGGGTCAAGGTCCCGGAGTAGCAAATTATATTGAATTGTTATTTAATGCAACAGTTTATGCTCAAACTCTTTATGCTATACCCTGGGGAGTTAACTACGCAATACAAAATGCCACTGGTTTACCAACCGCAAACAATTATACACTAACAGCGGAAGTATTGGCATCAATACTATCTCACTTTAATGCAAACAATGTCACAATACAAAAAATCATGAGTTATCCAAATCAAGCTGTTGTAGTCCTAGGTCCTTATGAGGTAGAGATAAATACATTAGAGCCCTATAGGTTCTTTATTTATGATATAGCATCATGGTGGGGTGCTATTGTTAATCCTGTGGTTGTTGATGCTCATGGTGGAGTACAACCAAATACAGCAAATTCATATCTTGATGAGTATGGCATGAACGGAACCGGACCATATTTAATAGTTAAAGTTACTCCAGGATTTTCGACTATAGTATTAGAGGCAAATCCCAATTATTGGGGTAAATATCAAAATGTGCCAGCAGTAGCCCAACCAGCCCACATTAAGTATATTGTAATTGACTATGGATTATCACATAATGATAGAGTAGAAGACTTCTTAACGAACCAAGCTCAAATATCCTACGTCTCAATACCATACCTAGGCCAAATTTTAGGTCAGAAGCCCTATTCAGTATTACCGTTAAATGTTACATTTAGAAACTTTGGTGCTGAACCCGGTGTCCTTTACATTTCAATGAACATGGAACAATTCCCAACAAATATCACTGATTTTAGACTAGCTATAGTACATGCAATTAATTATCAGCAATTACTACAAATATTTAGTTATAATGGAAAGATTTTAGCTGCTGAATATTTAGGACCTATATCTCCACAATTCCCAGGATATTATAATCCAGATAATTTGACACCTTATCAGTATAATCCAGCATTAGCTATGAAATATTTAAATGAAGCTGGTTATCAAGGAGATTTCTACGTAGTTTTACCAAACGGTACATTACTAGGTAATCCTAATGGACAAGAGTTACCCACGTTAAATATATATGCGTTAGCTCCAGTAACACCATTAGAGCAAGATGAACTTGAAATAATAACTCAAGATTTGCAGCAAATAGGTCTTAGTGTTTCTGTGAAATACGTATTACCCTCAGTAACAGATGGATGGACAACACCATCTGGTACTCCAGATATGGTAGATTTAGGTTGGTTCCCAGATTGGCCAGACCCAGTATTCCAGCAGTTAATGCCATTAACTGATGTACAATTTGGTGGTATCTCTGGAAACCTAGCATGGGTTAACATCTCAACTCTACAACAGATTTATCAGACACTGCCATTCATTACTAATCAGACAGAACAAATACAGCTAGTTGCTAAAGTATATCAGATACTATATAATGAAGCACCTTATGCATGGTTACCATTCCCAGACACGTACTATTTAGTACAGCCATATGTGCAAGGATTCGTATATAACCCCTATGTAGGTTACTTCTACAATATGATGTACTACTCCACATATACGTATTCAAGTCAAAGTATGTAA
- the glmS gene encoding glutamine--fructose-6-phosphate transaminase (isomerizing) — protein MGGIFGFICKNPRDVSIINLGLKRLIYRGYDSAGITYEKNSSLEVVKMLGNISKSEIKVNDKSKVALGHTRYASRGWPTINNTHPITDCKGEIALVMDGILYDYEILREKLEKEGHKFVTTTDTEVLPHYLEGNYEEKLKGIWNVVRGLYSFAFIVKGIEEIFAVNAGQGLYVGISNECFFISSDLYSLTGFAENAIIVPENTYVILSPDNFKIFNTQGEVNGELKRVKYKEEIADKGGFSHFMLKEIYDIPLSLINSVNSLMEKYLSLASMIVASARKVYIIGNGSSLHAGYISSYYFHDISLNVISAAEFPYYALDNITTGTVVIAISQSGETSDVIRSIKLAKQRGAVILGITNSVGSRLALESNVYLPITAGPELAVPATKTFTSTIVVLKILSDYVSYQLGKINKNEIDSDKNEIQRLSKLVSESLPYMERRAEELVNLIDKESLYVASSGINYPIALEGALKFKEASLTHAEGVQLGELLHGPIVLTNKGYPILIIKPAEDQAEDLYSKVIKLAKDRGSPIITISPEGDFKSVKTTRDLSPITNVIPLQLLAYKLGVKKELPIDTPVGLVKAVTI, from the coding sequence ATGGGAGGTATTTTTGGATTTATATGTAAAAACCCTAGAGACGTTTCTATTATTAATCTTGGTTTAAAAAGGCTTATTTATAGAGGTTATGATAGTGCGGGTATTACTTATGAAAAGAACTCCTCATTAGAAGTAGTTAAGATGTTGGGTAATATTAGCAAGAGTGAAATCAAGGTAAATGATAAATCTAAAGTCGCCTTAGGTCATACTAGATACGCGAGTAGAGGATGGCCAACAATAAATAATACACATCCAATAACTGACTGTAAAGGGGAGATTGCATTAGTTATGGACGGTATTTTATATGATTATGAGATATTAAGGGAAAAATTAGAGAAGGAAGGACACAAATTTGTTACTACTACCGATACCGAAGTTTTACCACACTATCTGGAGGGAAATTATGAGGAGAAGTTAAAGGGTATCTGGAACGTAGTTAGGGGCCTATATTCTTTTGCTTTCATAGTAAAGGGTATTGAAGAAATCTTTGCAGTAAACGCTGGTCAAGGATTATATGTTGGTATTTCTAATGAATGTTTCTTTATTTCAAGTGATTTATACTCCTTAACTGGTTTTGCAGAAAACGCTATTATCGTACCAGAAAACACTTATGTAATATTATCTCCAGATAATTTTAAGATATTTAATACTCAAGGTGAAGTAAATGGGGAATTAAAGAGGGTTAAGTATAAGGAGGAGATTGCAGATAAGGGAGGTTTTTCACACTTTATGCTAAAAGAAATTTATGATATTCCTCTTTCGTTAATAAATTCTGTGAATTCGCTTATGGAGAAGTATTTATCTTTAGCTTCAATGATTGTTGCAAGTGCTAGAAAGGTTTACATTATTGGTAATGGTAGTAGTTTACACGCTGGCTATATTTCTTCTTATTACTTTCACGATATCAGTTTAAACGTTATAAGTGCAGCCGAATTTCCTTATTACGCATTAGATAACATTACAACTGGTACTGTAGTTATTGCAATTAGTCAAAGTGGCGAAACTTCAGATGTAATAAGGAGTATTAAATTGGCAAAACAAAGGGGTGCTGTAATTTTGGGTATTACAAACTCTGTGGGCTCTAGATTAGCTTTAGAATCAAATGTTTATTTGCCAATAACTGCTGGACCAGAACTGGCCGTACCGGCTACAAAAACCTTCACTTCTACAATTGTGGTTCTCAAAATTTTATCTGATTATGTATCTTATCAACTAGGTAAAATCAATAAGAATGAAATAGATAGTGATAAGAATGAAATACAAAGATTGTCAAAGTTAGTTTCAGAGTCATTACCTTATATGGAGAGGAGAGCTGAGGAGTTAGTTAATTTGATTGATAAAGAAAGTCTTTATGTTGCTAGTAGTGGAATTAATTATCCAATTGCCCTTGAAGGAGCTTTAAAGTTTAAGGAAGCTTCATTAACCCATGCAGAAGGCGTTCAATTAGGAGAACTTCTTCACGGTCCAATTGTTTTAACTAATAAAGGTTATCCAATACTAATTATAAAGCCTGCCGAAGATCAAGCTGAGGATCTATATAGCAAAGTTATTAAGTTAGCAAAAGATAGGGGTAGTCCGATAATAACTATTTCCCCAGAGGGTGATTTTAAGAGTGTGAAAACTACTAGAGATCTTTCTCCAATAACTAATGTTATTCCTCTTCAACTATTAGCTTATAAGCTTGGTGTTAAGAAGGAATTACCAATTGATACTCCAGTAGGTTTAGTTAAAGCTGTAACTATATAA
- a CDS encoding ABC transporter ATP-binding protein: MKVLEVKNLSVGYKSLVGKFRVLHNVTFNVESGEIIGIVGESGSGKSTLGHSIIRLLPPNAYFEDGEILFQGKDITKISEKEMVNIRGNGIFMIFQNPLNSLNPVKTVEYQLLEAVRVKASRDGKNFDEKEAMEIILNAVKDVRLPDPEEIIKKYPHQLSGGQVQRVVIAMALILRPKILIADEPTSALDVTIQAQVVKLFKQLREEEGISILFISHDISLVYAIADRIIVMYAGRIMEDGNIEEVIKNPMHPYTQGLISSIPNISKREGELRVIEGSPPSFLVLPTGCKFHPRCNKVMDICRNKEPELKEINNRRVRCWLYE, from the coding sequence TTGAAAGTCCTTGAAGTTAAAAATCTTTCAGTAGGATATAAATCATTAGTCGGGAAATTTAGAGTCTTACATAATGTAACCTTTAATGTGGAGAGTGGAGAAATTATAGGAATTGTTGGAGAATCGGGTTCAGGTAAGTCTACTTTAGGTCATTCAATTATTAGATTATTACCACCAAATGCTTACTTTGAAGACGGTGAGATTCTCTTTCAAGGAAAAGATATAACCAAAATTTCTGAGAAAGAAATGGTAAATATAAGGGGTAATGGAATTTTTATGATATTCCAAAACCCATTAAATAGTCTAAACCCAGTAAAAACTGTTGAATACCAACTTCTTGAAGCTGTAAGAGTTAAGGCAAGTAGGGATGGTAAAAATTTCGATGAGAAAGAAGCTATGGAAATAATTTTAAATGCTGTAAAAGACGTTAGGTTGCCAGATCCAGAAGAAATAATAAAGAAATATCCTCACCAATTATCTGGTGGACAAGTTCAGAGAGTTGTAATCGCTATGGCCCTAATTCTTAGGCCAAAGATACTAATTGCCGATGAGCCTACTTCAGCATTAGACGTTACAATACAAGCTCAAGTTGTAAAATTATTTAAACAGCTGAGAGAGGAAGAGGGTATTTCTATTCTTTTTATCTCTCACGATATATCTCTTGTTTACGCTATTGCCGATAGGATAATAGTAATGTATGCTGGAAGGATAATGGAGGATGGTAATATAGAGGAAGTTATAAAAAATCCAATGCATCCATATACTCAAGGGTTAATAAGTAGTATTCCCAATATTTCAAAGAGAGAAGGGGAATTAAGAGTAATTGAGGGTAGCCCACCATCATTTTTAGTTTTACCAACTGGATGTAAGTTTCATCCTAGATGCAACAAAGTAATGGATATATGTAGAAATAAAGAACCAGAATTAAAAGAGATAAATAATAGAAGAGTAAGGTGTTGGTTATATGAATGA
- a CDS encoding FAD-binding oxidoreductase produces METFLLAKKEFEKEFGSKFLDNEEIIDEYSKAPYLVSPILSKMGKRILGAIIAEDENDIEYAIKVCSKYRIPLLARGSGTSTIGQVLPIFPSIVIDIQKMNKVLELDENFLKISPGVKVLQALNYLRKKGKELRVYPSSFYISTLGGYIAGGDVGIGSYQFGYHFHDNGIRRVKIIGPNGFHELSGDMTLAVAQAAGTTGVITEAELAIIDYEDWKDQLVRFNNVSEVVNFLKDLEKERSNIRRITVEDEEALALVSQGRVKPGKWNVILASTKSFGEEVNMRFLDELAFAAIYVTMSKLTRFPNYFYEVRLLPLNSFLSVINQIKRALGSNVLIHGDVMTLRGETIIYTVFMSDKSNFELIDSIMTKEGIPFEIHSLIVNDRVDEEYRLELMKKLKKMVDPYDILNPGKLRL; encoded by the coding sequence ATGGAGACCTTTTTACTAGCTAAAAAGGAATTTGAAAAAGAGTTTGGTTCTAAATTTCTTGATAATGAAGAAATTATAGATGAGTATTCAAAAGCTCCTTACCTAGTTTCGCCTATTCTTTCTAAAATGGGTAAAAGAATTTTAGGTGCTATAATAGCTGAAGATGAGAACGATATTGAATATGCTATTAAAGTTTGTAGTAAATATCGTATTCCTCTATTGGCTAGAGGTTCTGGCACTTCAACAATTGGTCAAGTTTTACCGATTTTTCCTTCAATAGTTATTGATATTCAGAAAATGAATAAAGTATTGGAGCTTGATGAGAACTTTTTAAAAATATCTCCAGGCGTTAAGGTTTTACAGGCACTCAATTATTTAAGAAAAAAAGGAAAGGAGTTAAGAGTATATCCCAGTAGTTTTTATATATCTACTTTAGGAGGTTATATTGCTGGTGGAGATGTAGGAATAGGATCTTATCAATTTGGCTATCACTTTCACGATAACGGAATTAGACGTGTAAAAATAATAGGTCCTAACGGATTTCATGAGCTTAGTGGAGACATGACTTTAGCAGTGGCTCAAGCAGCAGGTACTACTGGAGTTATAACTGAGGCGGAATTGGCGATAATAGACTATGAAGACTGGAAAGATCAATTAGTACGATTTAATAACGTCAGTGAAGTAGTAAACTTCTTAAAGGATCTTGAAAAAGAAAGATCTAATATACGAAGAATTACGGTGGAAGACGAAGAAGCTTTAGCTTTAGTCTCTCAAGGTAGAGTTAAGCCCGGAAAGTGGAATGTCATATTAGCAAGCACTAAAAGTTTTGGAGAAGAGGTAAATATGAGATTCCTAGACGAATTGGCATTTGCAGCAATTTATGTGACTATGAGTAAATTAACTAGATTTCCAAACTATTTCTACGAGGTAAGATTACTTCCTTTGAATAGTTTTCTAAGCGTTATAAATCAAATAAAGAGAGCTTTAGGTTCAAACGTATTAATTCACGGCGATGTCATGACATTAAGAGGAGAAACAATAATCTATACTGTATTCATGTCAGACAAAAGCAATTTCGAATTAATAGATTCAATAATGACAAAGGAGGGAATACCATTTGAAATACATTCCTTGATAGTAAATGATAGAGTTGATGAAGAATATAGGCTAGAATTGATGAAAAAATTAAAGAAAATGGTTGATCCATACGATATACTAAACCCTGGGAAGCTGAGATTATGA